The proteins below come from a single Candidatus Methylomirabilota bacterium genomic window:
- the thiS gene encoding sulfur carrier protein ThiS: MKIVVNGKEHEVADGLSVDGLLTHLGVKREFTAVAVNREVTPKSAYAATRLSEGDKVEIVRPMGGG, encoded by the coding sequence ATGAAGATCGTGGTGAACGGCAAGGAGCACGAGGTCGCCGACGGCCTGAGCGTGGACGGCCTGCTGACGCACCTCGGCGTGAAGCGCGAGTTCACCGCCGTCGCGGTGAACCGCGAAGTCACGCCGAAGAGCGCCTACGCGGCGACGCGCCTCAGCGAGGGCGACAAGGTGGAGATCGTCCGGCCGATGGGTGGAGGTTGA
- a CDS encoding thiazole synthase, translating into MSDTNLVLGGKEFSSRLIVGTGKYSSMEIMKEAHEASGAQIVTVALRRVSLPSGESLLDHLDTTRYTLLPNTAGCYTADEAVRTAYLAREAGLGEMVKLEVIGDARTLFPDVQGLLEATKTLAREGFVVMPYTNDDPVIAKRLEDAGAACVMPLGAPIGSGLGIRNPYNIKIILETVTVPVIVDAGVGTASDAAIAMELGCDGVLMNTAIAGARDAVEMARAMRLAVEAGRLAYRSGRISKKLYATASSPLEGVPDWTS; encoded by the coding sequence ATGAGTGACACGAACCTGGTTCTCGGCGGCAAGGAGTTCTCGTCGCGGCTCATCGTCGGCACGGGGAAGTACTCGTCGATGGAGATCATGAAGGAGGCGCACGAGGCCTCCGGCGCCCAGATCGTCACGGTCGCGCTCCGGCGCGTCAGCCTGCCCTCGGGCGAGTCGCTCCTGGACCACCTCGACACGACGCGCTATACGCTCCTGCCGAACACCGCCGGCTGCTACACGGCCGACGAGGCGGTCCGCACCGCGTACCTCGCGCGCGAGGCCGGGCTCGGCGAGATGGTGAAGCTCGAGGTCATCGGCGACGCGCGTACGCTCTTCCCCGACGTCCAGGGCCTCCTCGAGGCGACGAAGACGCTCGCGCGCGAGGGGTTCGTCGTGATGCCCTACACGAACGACGATCCCGTCATCGCCAAGCGGCTCGAGGACGCGGGCGCCGCGTGCGTGATGCCCCTCGGCGCCCCGATCGGCTCGGGCCTCGGCATCCGCAACCCGTACAACATCAAGATCATCCTCGAGACGGTCACGGTCCCCGTCATCGTGGACGCGGGCGTCGGCACCGCGTCGGACGCCGCGATCGCGATGGAGCTCGGCTGCGACGGTGTCCTCATGAACACGGCGATCGCGGGCGCCCGCGACGCCGTCGAGATGGCGCGGGCGATGAGGCTCGCCGTCGAGGCGGGACGGCTCGCCTACCGCTCGGGGCGCATCAGCAAGAAGCTCTACGCGACCGCGTCCTCGCCGCTCGAGGGCGTGCCCGATTGGACGAGCTGA
- the thiE gene encoding thiamine phosphate synthase — MDELRLTLVTDRTQTRGRELVTLVGECLAAGLPAVQVREKDLGAAELALLCRRLRGLTLDMRALLVVNDRVDVALAAGADAVQRTSTSLPVKDIRALVDKRLRIGASVHSLPEALEAEIGGADWLVFGPVYETPSKRSYGPPQGLDALARVARAVTIPVIAIGGVTPERVGELRRAGAGGVAAISAILAADSPADATRRFLDALAAS; from the coding sequence TTGGACGAGCTGAGGCTCACCCTCGTCACCGACCGCACGCAGACGCGCGGTCGCGAGCTCGTCACGCTCGTGGGCGAGTGCCTCGCCGCGGGGCTCCCCGCGGTGCAGGTGAGGGAGAAGGACCTCGGCGCCGCCGAGCTCGCGCTCCTGTGTCGCCGGCTACGCGGCCTCACCCTCGACATGCGGGCGCTCCTCGTCGTGAACGACCGGGTGGACGTGGCGCTCGCCGCCGGCGCCGACGCCGTGCAGCGGACGTCCACCTCGCTCCCCGTGAAGGACATCCGCGCCCTCGTGGACAAGCGCCTCCGGATCGGCGCCTCGGTCCACTCGCTCCCCGAGGCGCTCGAGGCCGAGATCGGCGGCGCCGACTGGCTCGTTTTCGGCCCGGTGTACGAGACGCCGTCCAAGCGCTCCTACGGGCCGCCCCAGGGGCTCGACGCGCTCGCGCGCGTCGCCCGGGCCGTGACGATCCCGGTGATCGCGATCGGCGGCGTCACTCCAGAGCGGGTCGGTGAGCTGAGACGCGCCGGGGCCGGAGGCGTCGCCGCGATCTCCGCCATCCTCGCGGCGGACTCGCCGGCCGACGCGACGCGGCGGTTCCTCGACGCGCTGGCCGCGTCGTGA